The sequence below is a genomic window from Longimicrobiales bacterium.
CAGCGCCTCGACGGCTTCGTTCACGGTGGTCGGACGACCTCGCTCTGTGAGGAAGTCGGCCAGAGTCCTCCCCTGCATCTCCGGGTATGAGTCCACGTTCCTGAACTGAATGCTCTCCGGCCCCGATCCAGTCTGTTGCAGGAAGATGGTACGCATCTCGGAGACCATCCGACGGCGGGTCACCTGGTCGTTCACACGACTCTGAAATGCGTCAGGACCGTCGGCCAAAGCCCACCCCGGGAACATGAGGTCCGAGTAGGTGCTGAACGCGGTGTACGGGTACACGTCGTGCACAACCTCCTGCCCCGCAGCACTGGCCGAGTCGAGCATCGCCAGGGTCTGCTCGGTGAGCCCCCAGTGCGCGGCCCCCGTCACCTTGTGATGGTTAATTTGGACCGGAATACCCGCCCGTCGCCCGACTTCGAGTGTCTCGCTGATCGACTCGAGAACGCGTACACCCTCGTCGCGCATGTGCGTCACGTAGATCCCGCCATAGGGCGCTGCAACCTCGGCCAGCGCCACGATCTCGTCGGTGTCCGCGAACACCGCGGGTACATACTCGAGTCCCGTGGAGAGTCCCAGTGCCCCTTGCTGCATGGATGAGTCGACCAGCGCGACCATCCATGCCAGCTCTTCGTCCGTCGGCGGACGGTTTTCCAGTCCCATCACCCGTTTCCTGATCCAGGTATGGCCGGCGAACAAGCCCACGTTCGGACCGATGCGCACCCGGGCCGTATAGTCATCCAACGGAAACGGCTGATCCTGGCTGTGGAGGGGTGCGAGGATGGTCGTGATGCCCTGCCGAATGAAGTTCTCGGCGTCCGGGTGCTCTTCGAGCGTGACCAGATGCGCATGGTTGTCCCAGAAACCCGGCGCGACCACGAGCCCTGTAGCATCGACCACGCGGCCAGCACCTGTGGTTGGGAGATCGGCTCCCACGGCGACGATCCGGTCTCCATGGATCGCGACATCGGCCACGTACCTCGGCGCCCCCGTACCGTCGACGACGGTGCCTCCCTGAAGAAGCAGGTCATACTCCAGGGCGTCCGCACAGCCCGAGGCAAACACACCCATGACGATCAATGAAAGGGCTAGGCCCGCTCGCCGAACGGAGTCGAATGAGCCAAAGCGTCCCGTGGCGTCGACCCGGCACTCGGCCGTCATGGTGCCTCCGTAATCAGGCGCAGCGACGTAAGTCCCCCGCCAGGCCCGAGCGACACGAGCACACGGAAGCGTTGGTCGCCGTACCACGCCCAGTACTGAAGCGACACATCGTCGCCCACCGGATGCCTAGCCAGGAGTTCCATGCGATCCGGTTCGCCCATGCCCTGAAGCTGAGCAGTCATTGCGGCCCTTATGCGCGGGAAGACAGTCTGTCGAATGAACGCGAAGTCGTCGAGGACGAGTTCGCCTCGAGCAATCTTCGCCAGCATTTCTCCGACGTATTCGGTCGCCTCCGGATCTGGATCCGCGATCCGGGTCGATGGTGGTGGAGCCGGCGCCAGCGACGGATTCAGCAGCGCACCAATCCCGTTCGGTAATCCCGCGACGGGAAGGCTACGGGCATTCGCCAGAACGATCACCGCAAGATCGTCATCGACGAAGCGGGTGAACTGCGTGCTGAACCCCTGCCAGTTGCCCCCATGCTGGCGCACCGTCTGACCGCCGGCCTCCTCGAGGAACCAGCCAAATCCGTACGGATAGTTTCGCCCGCTGTTCAGCGTCATCGGGTTCAAGATGAGGTCCCAGCTTCGCTCACTCAGAAGGCGACGGTTCGCGACGACATCGTTCCACGCGATCATGTCGTGGAGGTTCAGTAGCATCGAGCCGTCGGCCGTAGTG
It includes:
- a CDS encoding D-aminoacylase, which encodes MTAECRVDATGRFGSFDSVRRAGLALSLIVMGVFASGCADALEYDLLLQGGTVVDGTGAPRYVADVAIHGDRIVAVGADLPTTGAGRVVDATGLVVAPGFWDNHAHLVTLEEHPDAENFIRQGITTILAPLHSQDQPFPLDDYTARVRIGPNVGLFAGHTWIRKRVMGLENRPPTDEELAWMVALVDSSMQQGALGLSTGLEYVPAVFADTDEIVALAEVAAPYGGIYVTHMRDEGVRVLESISETLEVGRRAGIPVQINHHKVTGAAHWGLTEQTLAMLDSASAAGQEVVHDVYPYTAFSTYSDLMFPGWALADGPDAFQSRVNDQVTRRRMVSEMRTIFLQQTGSGPESIQFRNVDSYPEMQGRTLADFLTERGRPTTVNEAVEALIELQLEGGFIGIFEGMAEEDVIRIMRHPTAMFETDGDLVEPGVGFPHPRTYGSFPRILAKYVRDEGVLSLEEAVGKMTGLPAVWMGQSERGLLREGAIADVVVFDFGTIQDEADYTDPHHYSTGVLHVFVGGVAVLENAEMTGARPGRFLERSREGAGSGR